AGCAGGAAGGCGAAGTCAGCGCCCTTGCTGCGCGGCGCCACCTCGCCGGCCCATTCCGCGGCGTCGTCGGCCTCGGGTTCTTCCTCGAAGCGGTCCCAGTTGGAGGGGAGGTTGCGGCTGCGaggggcggaggaagaggaggagccgccgccgcctccgccggcggcGGCCGCGCGCTTCTGCTTGTGCGCCGCGGCCGCCGCGGGGGTCTGGTGGGTCCGGCGGCCGTGCACCGTGTGCGAGCGCTTCGACCTCGCCGCCGCCTTGGGATCCATCGGGGGAGCAGCGGAGCAGAGGGGAGGGATTGATTTTTGCAGTTCAACCCCTAATACTCTTCATAAGAACAAATGTGTGCTCGCCGAGGGTTTCTATGTAAATTCGCGGGGCCACATTTATAATTATACAGTTTCACGAGGGCCTTTAAGCTTCTACGATTTCAGGACAGTTCCGCAGAGCAGAGAGAACAGAGGCAAAACCCTTCCGTGGCTGGcttgacgggcggcggcggcggcggcgatgcggttcACGGCGTCTCCGGTGGTGGAGCTGCCGGTGGGCGGCGCGGTGCTGAGCTTCGAGCAGGACAACGACTCCTTCGAGGTGGGCACCTCGGTCTGGAACTCGTCGCTCGTCCTCGTCAAGTTCGCCGAGCGCTGCCTCGGCGACGCGGCGCTGCCCTTCGCCGACGCGCTCCGCTTCGCGGGCGCCCGCGCCATCGAGCTCGGCGCCGGGTGCGGGCCCGCCGGCATGGGGCTctcccgcctcggcctcgccgacCTCGTGCTCACCGACACCGCCGCCGTCCTCCCGGCCCTCCGCCGGAACCTCCGCCGCAACCGCCGCCACCTCCCGCGCGCGCCCCGCCTCGCCCAGCTCCATTGGAACTGCCCCGCGCACCTCGCCcagctcgccgccccgcgccgctacgacctcgtcgtcgccgccgacgTCGTCTACGTCCAGGAGTCCGTGCCCCACCTCGTCGCGGCCATGGACGCGCTCGCCGACGCCGAGCGCGGCGTGGTGCTCCTCGGGTACCAGATCCGGTCCCCCGAGGCGCACCAGGCCTTCTGGGACGCCGTGCCCGCCGCCTTCCCCGTGATCGAGAAGGTGCCCCGGGAGCACCTCGACCCGGAGTATGCCTTCGAGGAATCCGATGTGTTCGTGCTCCGCAGGAGGCCGCG
This DNA window, taken from Triticum aestivum cultivar Chinese Spring chromosome 1D, IWGSC CS RefSeq v2.1, whole genome shotgun sequence, encodes the following:
- the LOC123183101 gene encoding protein N-lysine methyltransferase METTL21A; its protein translation is MRFTASPVVELPVGGAVLSFEQDNDSFEVGTSVWNSSLVLVKFAERCLGDAALPFADALRFAGARAIELGAGCGPAGMGLSRLGLADLVLTDTAAVLPALRRNLRRNRRHLPRAPRLAQLHWNCPAHLAQLAAPRRYDLVVAADVVYVQESVPHLVAAMDALADAERGVVLLGYQIRSPEAHQAFWDAVPAAFPVIEKVPREHLDPEYAFEESDVFVLRRRPRQ